In the genome of Megalops cyprinoides isolate fMegCyp1 chromosome 18, fMegCyp1.pri, whole genome shotgun sequence, the window GCAGGCCCAGCTCCGCCCCCCCCGCCTGCGGGCCCAGCGCGCCCCCCTCCACCTCAGGGGGGCAGTCGATCTCGTAGTGCACGTACTTGCAGGTGTCCATGTGGAAGCAGGTGTTGAGGAAGGAGCAATCGCCCAGACTCTCGTCTGTGTGCTTGTTAATGATGCGCCTGGGACACAcagaggtcacatgacacagctgCACCAATGAGACGCTCAGACGATCCAttaggtcacatgacacagctgCACCAGTGAGACATTCAAATGATCCACAGAGGTCACATGATGCAGCTGTACCAATGAGACACTCAAACAGCCACGCAAGGCCACTCCCCAtctgctgctgacagacaggCCCGGTcatgggggcggggctgggggtaCTGACCGGAAGTGCAGCTTGGTGCAGGGTTGGGGCGTGTCTCCGGACCTCACACACTCCTCCTTGGTGCCGTGGTCGCAGAACTCCTGCACCTGGGCGCGGCCGCGGGAGCGGAACTTCTCCACGATGGACTGCTCTTTGGCCGAGCTGGTGTTCAGCAGCTCCAAGATCTCCCTGCTCACCTGGGGAGGAGGAGCACAGCTCCAATCCAAACTGATCCATCACtcatcaatcaatcactcaACCAATACTCAATCAGTCACCTATACTGATATAGAGGTCACCATGGCCACCACAGCTCATCTCAGTTATGACCCAACTGGAACGACTAAGGATGTGCATTTAACTACACAAAGCACAATCGCCAGGTCCCTCTTCCCTTCCTCGTCTTACCTCTCTACCCTCCTCTCATCCTTCTCCACCATCATCCTCTCTCATAACTCTGCTCAGTGGTGTCTTATTACCTCCACAAACCTGAGTGCTAGTGCACTCATCTGCAGCAGGAAATGCAAGTACCAGCACACCTCTGAGTGCCAGCACACCTCTGAGTGCCAGCACACCTCTGAGTACCAgcacacagaataaaaacacagaataaagcATCTCAGAGTCTCTCTGCACCTTCTTGCTCTGCTGTTCCTTGGTGGACTGCTGGTTCAGGAGGCTCTCGATCTCCATGTCCAGGTGTGAAGTCTGACCCTTATTGGCCCGGCCCTTCTTCTCAGCTCCGCCCCCTGTGCCCCCTGCCTTCCAATCAGAGGGCCCGGCCagctgggaggaggaggcggctgccagggagatggaggaggaaggcgggggtgaggcaggggcgggcagagagggggaggagccagggGCTCTTTTGTGATGTGAAAGAggctcctcccctttcctcttCACACCACTCCTCTGTGCTGGGGCCCCGCCCCCAATCATGGCCCAGAGTTTTGTGTGGTCCACTGAGGTGACGAGCGtggaggagggcggggccatGGAGGGCTGCCGCACCTCAATCAGCTCCTGGGCGGAGAATTTGAGCAGGAGACTCTGGATGCAGGCGTGGGACACGGGAGCGTCCGTCTGTGGGTGCAAGACGGAGGGGGGAAGGAGGCGAGGAGGAGAAACGCAGGGGGGAGAGTATGGAGGTCAGGAGAGACATGGGTAACAGATGTTTACGTTATACAGCACAGCCTTCATATAGCTTTCCTTAAAGGGTTAAAGTCAGATTAAAGGTGGATTTGAAGTTGAACCCGacacccctccacacacacacacacacacacacgtgcacacacacacacagagatacacagaaatacacacagatacacacagacacacacagacacacacagacacacacagacacacacagatacacacagatacacacaaatacacacagatacacacagatacacacagatacacacagatacacacacacagatacacacacagatacacacacagatacacacacacacactcacggtACTGAGCTGGCTGGTGATGGTGAGGGAATCTATAGGCAACGAGAGGCTCAACTCTGACAGATATCCCAGAAGtctcctctccagctctggGTCTGGGGGGCGCTCTGTCTGAGGGGGGCTCTGGAGAGCTGGTCCAGGACTGTCACTGCGTGTGggccccccctccacaccccccacctctgcaaacccacagagaggaaaaaacagattaGCATCTGATCATCATATTATACAGAGAGactacagtatatacacactgacactacagtacactaacactgagagactgagagggagggttaatacagtatatacacactgacactacactaacactgcactgagagggatggttaatacagtatatacacactgacactacagcacactaacactgcactgagagagagggttaatacagtatatacacactgcactgagagagagggttaatacagtatatacacactgacactacagcacactaacactgcactgagagagagggttaatacagtatatacacactgacgctacagcacactaacaccgcactgagagagagggttaatacagtatatacacactgacactacactaacactgcactgagagagagggttaatacagtatatacacactgacactacagcacactaacactgcactgagagagagggttaatacagtacatacacactgacactacagcacactaacactgcactgagagagagggttaatacagtatatacacactgacactacactaacactgcactgagagagagggttaatacagtatatacacactgacactacagcacactaacactgcactgagagagagggttaatacagtacatacacactgacactacagcacactaacactgcactgagagagagggttagtacagtatatacacactgacactgcagcacactaacactgcactgagagagagggttagtacagtatatacacactgacactacagcacactaacactgcactgagagagagggttaatacagtatatacacactgacactacactaacactgcactgagagagagggttaatacagtatatacacactgacactacactaacactgcactgagagagagggttaatacagtatatacacactgacactacagcacactaacactgcactgagagagagggttagtaCAGCATGCAGACGGGGATCTGTGGGTTCGGGTCAGAGATCTGGGTGGCTGTAGTTACCGATGCCCAGCTGCGTTGTGTCTTTGCGGCGCCGCTGCAGTCTCTCCCGCAGCGAGTCCAGCTGCTTCTTGTGCGCCTGGATGTTGCTCCAAGTGTCCGACATGTCGACGACAAGCACTCGCGGTAACCGTTACGACAGGACTGCTATCTGCTACAGCTTGGTGTGCAGCTGATAAACTACTTAAAATGTCCTGGGTATTCAGATACGCGCCATCCCGTACACTTCCCCTCTAAACGAAGACAGGACGCAGACGGGACAAAATGTGACAATCCTGCTGTCTGTATAAAATCCAAGAATGATCGGGCTGCTGTTGTTACGGTAAGGAGCTCCCGTTGTTGATTGATCCTTGGATTACAAACACTTTTCACCAGTTTAAAATTCCGCTGCTTTCAAACTTGCAGCGATGAGGCCGGGAGTGTTTTTGAAAAGGACCCGCTTCCTGTTCGTCCTGCGTCACTTCCGGCGGAGCGCCACAGCGCCACGAGACGCTCCGGCAGTGGTAGTAAATGCATGGCTTACTGCACAATGTGTGTAACATACAGGTAACTACTAACGAAATAAAGGAAGCGCTTATACAAAGTGTTGATTATGTGGCGTTTGGTCACACGAGCTCCCAGAACAGTGTAAGTGCACCTTGGCATCAATTCTGCAAGTGTCTGGAGCTCTACTGGAGGGATGCCACACCACTCTTCCATGAGAAATTCTATCGTTTGGCGTTTTGTTGAGGGTGGTGGAAAACTCTGTCTCAGAATCTCCTGTAAGTGTTATGTATAAATGCTTTACACTGTTGTCATGCTCATTCAGTGAGCACTCGTGCCCTGTGAATGGAGGCACTGCCCTCCTGGGGGAGGCCATTCCCATCAGGACAGAGAAGCTTCACCATAGGATGAATGGCTTTGTATTTCTTGGTGTTTACCTTGCTCTCTTAGTGGATCTAAACCATGCCAGGACAACACACCCCACACCATAACAGGGCCGCAGATCCCTTCAACATGGGAAACAAGTGTTTGTCCACTTGTTGAAAACAGGGTGAAGAACGACTCATTTGACCATATGACTGTTTCCTCCTGCTCAGCAGACCACTGTCTGGGTTCTTTGCACCACTTTACtcagaaacatgcatttttgtgtatgtagGGTAATGCAGGGTTTATGTACTGCAACCCAACCATAGtatccctctctgtgaagttcTCGACTGACTGTTCTTAATGAAACGGCTTCCTCGCTCCCCAGGTTGATATTTACAGTGAACGGATTCAGAGTTGCTCGCCTGTTTTGCCTTGCATCTCGAACCAATGCAGGGACATCACAATCATGGAGTATGTGCTTTTGACCACAGTTGTCCCTAGCTGATGATGTCTTTCCCTCAGATTTCCATGCTAGCAACCACCTCCTGAAACATCAACAACTTTAGCGGTCTTATTCACCGAAGCTTCAGCCAAACGTGCACCAACAAACACCTTTCTTTCGGAGTCATTGACATCTCTACATCGCCGCAGGATCCGCAGTTTTCCTCCTGGCCAGCAGGCGGCAGCGTCGCTCTCGCTGAAGGCTGAACCCGTCGCAGTACTGCGGCTGTCGTCACCCGGCCTGCGAAGATGGCGGACGTAGGCATGGAAAGTGACTCTAAAACGGCGGATAAAGATGGTTTACAGAGTCAGAAGGTACTTAGAATTGCCATGTTACGCCATGCAGACTCGTATTAATTGCGTATGTCGCAACAGTCAATGCATGCGATTGATTCATGAGTTCATACCGAGATATTTCTGCCGGAATGGtgtttagccagctagctactcTTCAGTTATTCTGTCATTCAGATCAGTTAGCCGGGCAGATGTCCTGTGGTTCGTTACTATAACAACTAACGAtcgctagctagcaagcaaggtAAATCTAACCTTTACTGAAGGGAAAGCTCAACGATTTTATTCGATAAAACACAGTATTCTTTTGTTTTAACTCTACTTACATCATCCTTTACTAAGTTAAAACCACTCCTCCTAGTATGATTTATTTAACTTGAATTTGCTTTAGAAGCGTTTGGAAAGTCACGATTTCACAATATTTTAGCAGTGGAATTGAAATGTTTATGTCTACCAAGAGCACAGTACTGAGACAAGTGACCTCTTGGTAaagttttgtattgtattgtaaaattgTTGTTCAATGTGATCAGAAGGTACTGCACAAGCAGATGAAATGTTATATTAGTATTAGCCTACCCAgtagctgtgttctgtgttgggGAAAACATAAGGCAtttttggtgctgttttttacaatgtaaattaTACATTGTGCATTAGACTCATGCAGCTTTAGTTTTATGTTACTGCCTGAAAGCCAAGGAATGTACTTACACGTGCACACAGTGTAGAAATCTGCAGCAGGCTGAGAATAACTGCACCCAGCTTTTTACTTAATGTGCATCTTCAGTCTACCACACACAAGGTGTCTTTGTATTATtgccctgtctccctgtcctgTAGGAACTCGTGGACCAGCTCTTTTATTTCAGAGACCATTACTTTGAGACCCATGGAgtagaggatgctgggaaaaagCAGAGTGATGTCATAGAGGAAATGGAAAAGACCCTGAAGAGACTTGAAGAAAAGGAAGGTGAGT includes:
- the mettl3 gene encoding N6-adenosine-methyltransferase subunit METTL3 isoform X1, yielding MSDTWSNIQAHKKQLDSLRERLQRRRKDTTQLGIEVGGVEGGPTRSDSPGPALQSPPQTERPPDPELERRLLGYLSELSLSLPIDSLTITSQLSTTDAPVSHACIQSLLLKFSAQELIEVRQPSMAPPSSTLVTSVDHTKLWAMIGGGAPAQRSGVKRKGEEPLSHHKRAPGSSPSLPAPASPPPSSSISLAAASSSQLAGPSDWKAGGTGGGAEKKGRANKGQTSHLDMEIESLLNQQSTKEQQSKKVSREILELLNTSSAKEQSIVEKFRSRGRAQVQEFCDHGTKEECVRSGDTPQPCTKLHFRRIINKHTDESLGDCSFLNTCFHMDTCKYVHYEIDCPPEVEGGALGPQAGGAELGLHAGDADSNVGKLFPSQWICCDIRYLDVSILGKFAVVMADPPWDIHMELPYGTLTDDEMRKLNIPILQDEGFLFLWVTGRAMELGRECLSLWGYERVDEIIWVKTNQLQRIIRTGRTGHWLNHGKEHCLVGVKGNPQGFNRGLDCDVIVAEVRSTSHKPDEIYGMIERLSPGTRKIELFGRPHNVQPNWVTLGNQLDGIHLLDPDVVARFKKRYPDGVISKPKNM
- the mettl3 gene encoding N6-adenosine-methyltransferase subunit METTL3 isoform X2 — protein: MSDTWSNIQAHKKQLDSLRERLQRRRKDTTQLGIEVGGVEGGPTRSDSPGPALQSPPQTERPPDPELERRLLGYLSELSLSLPIDSLTITSQLSTTDAPVSHACIQSLLLKFSAQELIEVRQPSMAPPSSTLVTSVDHTKLWAMIGGGAPAQRSGVKRKGEEPLSHHKRAPGSSPSLPAPASPPPSSSISLAAASSSQLAGPSDWKAGGTGGGAEKKGRANKGQTSHLDMEIESLLNQQSTKEQQSKKVSREILELLNTSSAKEQSIVEKFRSRGRAQVQEFCDHGTKEECVRSGDTPQPCTKLHFRRIINKHTDESLGDCSFLNTCFHMDTCKYVHYEIDCPPEVEGGALGPQAGGAELGLHAGDADSNVGKLFPSQWICCDIRYLDVSILGKFAVVMADPPWDIHMELPYGTLTDDEMRKLNIPILQDEGFLFLWVTGRAMELGRECLSLWGYERVDEIIWVKTNQLQRIIRTGRTGHWLNHGKEHCLGNPQGFNRGLDCDVIVAEVRSTSHKPDEIYGMIERLSPGTRKIELFGRPHNVQPNWVTLGNQLDGIHLLDPDVVARFKKRYPDGVISKPKNM